Genomic window (Phragmites australis chromosome 5, lpPhrAust1.1, whole genome shotgun sequence):
CAGTGCGCGTGGCCGCTCCACCAGCCCATGTACGGCCCGCAGAGCCCACCTCTCGTGGCCCCCAACGGCGACGTCGGGTTGGACGGCATGGTCATGAACCTCGCGAGCATGTTCGCCGGCGTGGTGACCGACCCGTTCGGTGACGCGTACTACCAGGGCAGCAGGGACGCGCCGCTGGAGGCCGCCACGGCGTGCCTGGGCGTCTTCGGGAACGGCGCGTACCCCGGATACGCCGGCGACCTGAAGGTGGACACGGCGACCGGTGCCAGCTACAACGCCAATGGTGCGCACGGGAGGAAGTACCTGCTCCCCGCGCTGTACAACCCGTCCACGTCGGCTTGCAGCACGTTGGTGTAGTGGAAACAGCAATGCTGGATTAtttctttgtttgtttgttgaGAACGTTAGGTATATATCAGTGCAGATCACGTGTAATTCTTTCATTTTAGAGATTCAAATGTTGTTCGCAATAATATTGTTGAGGGAACGCAACTAGGGTTGGTCCAATTTCATCAAGACTCACAGAGTTTTTGAATcaccttttctcttcttttttcactTGCCTAGCTAACTTTTGCTAGATTCTGTAGCATCAAACCTATTTGTTTTTGCCTGACGAGAATTCGATGGATGAGATGAACCCACCTCTACTATATAGCCTTGAGGGCCTTCAAGTCGTCATCAACCTCACTTTGTTCAGAGCCCATGCTGCCATCCAAACCTTCTCTTCCATATCCAACACACCGCCACCCATCATCTTGTTGACGCACAAGGATTTCCTCACCGTCACTGCCCTTCTTACACTATCACCGCCCTCCCTGTGCCACCTCTTCTCCATCTTCTCCCCTGACTTCAATAAGACACACTCGTGCCACCTCCCTAACCTTCCCCTTCGTACCCAACACACCATTGCCCACAGCTTCGCTAGCTCATGCCGGCCATTCACCGCCGTCATCGATGTTCCACCGCTGTCGCCGCCCTCCCTGTGCCTCCTCGCTAACCTTCCCTTCCGTACCCAACATGCCATTGCTCACTGCCTCGTTGGTGCATCGGCCATTCCCCATCATCACCTCCCTTCCCAAGATGTCACCGCCCTCCCGCGCCACCACTTCTCCCCCGACTCTGGTGAGACACCCTACACTGCCGTCGAAACCTTTCCTTTCGTACCTAACGCGATGCTGCCTATCACCTCACCAGTGTGTACTGGCCTTTCCTGCCATCGTTGCCCTCCCCGCGACCCCTCCACAACTTTCCCTTCCGTACCCAATGTGACGTTGCTCGCTACCTCTCGGGGTATCGGTCTTTCCCCACCGTTACTGCCCTTCTCATGCTGTTGCCATCCTCCCCGTGCAACTTATTCTCCAACTTCTCCCCCGACTCTGGTGAGACACCATCACCCAACCTTCCCTTCCATACCCAACGCGTCGTCACCCGCCACCTCACTAGTGCGTGCCGACCTTCCCTACGGTTGCCACCCTTAAGCTACACGATGCTTCTGAATTCTTATAGAAATCATGCTactaactttatttattatttgagaACGAGTCGTAGCTCGGTTGGTCAGCCGCTAAGGTGTGAGTGTTGCCACTCGGGTTCAATCATTGGGATTTAACTTGAGCTCTTATAAGTGGGTTTATCCCGAGTGCAACATAAGGTATGCATACGCGTGCGCGTTAGGTAGGATATGCGTGCTCGCACACTAAGATTCTAAGGCCCTTCAATATGTCTCTTGCATGTAGTCATGACACGCACGCGTGTGCATGCGTGAAACATGAGTGCGGTGTGTGTGAGTCTTGCGCGTTGTACTTatataaaattaattaattattatttattttgatttttttcaaagttGTATACTTGTATTTGAGGTGGACCCTTCTTGACTCCTGTTGTTTTCTGCACGCAACGCATGCCTCTCACTAGTGCTTTGgccggtgctccggccgtcAAACAGTCCGGACGCGTCTTCTCGGCGGACGCGCGCGAGGCGCCTCGAATTGAACGGCGGACAGGCTGTGCCACTGCCCGTCCTTGGGAGTTGGTTGCTAACTTGACAAGCGAAAAGAGATTCACCTTGCTTGGTAGAATCAGGTTACTCGCGGCCTAAGTTGTACTGTAAGTTCCAAATGCACGCAGATGATCACCTGGCACCTGATCAAATTGTAGTACAGTTGACCTCATGGGACTAGAAATTTTCTTGAAGGCTACACAACGCGTGGATTCGAGAAAGCTCACTACTTTTTTTTCCCCCAGGGAAGGCGAGCAGATCGAGCATTCAGGATTAGATCACTCCATAAAACATTCAACGAGGTTCAGAAAGAAATCGACTGAATGAAACTTCAAGTGATAAGAAGACGTATCTGAGATATCGAAATACTCGTTGCAATTCGGGCTTGAAAGCTGACTTTGCTACATCCGTCCAGCGTGGCTTGTCCCTCGAAGCCCCAGCAACAAAACGCGGCGCGCCCGGCCACGACAAGAAGCCTGTAAACAAAAGGCACGGTCAACTACGGCTACGGGTATGGGAGATCGATTCGATCTATCTAGTGGCTGCACGATTCTATTCGTGCGTTCGTGTGCGCTCGCATTGTGGCTACGTGTGCCCTCGCATTGTGGCCACGTGTGCCCTGGAGATCTGTGGCGTGATCGCCATTCTGTACCAGGCACTCGATCTCACGCcgggaaaagaaaaacagcTGTAGgagcaacatgcatgcatgtatcgCGTATGGTCATCGGTCAATGGAGTCTTTGCTCGATCTACACAACAGTGAGCTGTCCAGAGAGCCCATGCATCGATCGAGCGTCACCATTTAATTGGCAGATTGATTGTTCGGCAATCTTGCAAAATCGAAAGAGCACATGCAGGGCACACCATTTACGACGTACTTCAATACATCTTATTTTTGAAAAAGATTTAGTTAAATTTTTAACTGATAATAGTTTTCAAAATGTTTAatttaaaaatctgaaaaatcatatgtgtagatttattttaaaaaatctttcatAATATGACaattcaatagattttataaatatattttaataaaaataatgataaaatatatGTAATTAGATATAGTATCTTGTCCAAAACAATGGTGGGAGGAAATACCGTGTCGTGGATAGCGCAGCATCGAACTGCGGTTTGGCCGGCGTAAGCGGCAGCTCCCCCGCCCCGCGCCATGGCTGGAGACGACCCTCATTCCCCGAAGCATATCCACATCTCGGACACCAAAAATCTAAGCAGTATAACGCGCGCGCTCAGTTCTGACCCGCCGCGCTGCTCGGCGCTTGGAACCTTCTGCGGCCACATGCGTCGGACAGCTGTGGCTCATCGATAGGCGGGGGAACCCGCGAGGTCAAATCCTCATCCCGTGGAGGGGAATAGAGTGTGCCGCAGCCTGACTCGCACTGTCTCTGGAGCCGTGCCCGGAAGCAACTGGACAGCGCAGCGCGCACGGTGGCGTGCGTGCAGTGCACAGCTCCTCGGTGCCTCCCCGCGGTCCCCCCGCCCGCCGCGCCCTACCGACAGCGCGCCAGGGTAGGGAGAACCATCCGCGAACTGTCTCGTGTGGTTCTCTTCTCCCATAGGCACGGCCGCACGGCTATAAGTAGAGAGCCAGGACGCCTTCAGGCTTCAGTCGCATCACCACAGCACACTCGACACAAGCTCGATCATCTAGTAGCTCACGACTCACAAATTTCGCAGTGCAATCACGCAACAAGTCCTAAGTAGCAATGGCTTCCCTTGTGCTAGTAGTGGCGATGGTACTGAGCCTGGCACAGCTCTCCGTGGGGAGCAGGAGGCTGATGGAGCTGTACATCCCTCCGGTGAGCGACCAGCTCACGTACCACCACGGCAGCGTGCTCAGCGGCGACATCCCCGTGTCGATCCTATGGTACGGCAAGTTCACACCGGCGCAGAGGTCGATCGTCTCTGACTTCCTCCTCTCGCTCACCGCCGCGCCGAACGCGGCCACGCCCTCGGTGGGGCAGTGGTGGGGCACCATCGACCAGCTCTACCTGTCGAACGCCGCCACGAACGGCGCGACGGCGACGCGCGTGCTCCTCGACGAGCAGGTGTCCGACGAGGGGTGCTCGCTGGGGAAATCGCTCACTCTGGCCCAGATCGAGCAGCTCGCGGCGCGCGTCGGCGGTAAGAAGGGCGACATCGCGCTGGTCTTCACCGACGAGGACGTGACCGTGGAGGGCTTCTGCAGCAGCCGATGCGGCAAGCACGGCTCCGCCCCAGGCGGCGAGTCCACCCACATCTGGGTCGGCAACTCCATGAAGCAGTGCCCCGGGCAGTGTGCGTGGCCGTTCTCGCAGCCGCTGTACGGGCCGCAGGGCGCGCCCCTGGTGGCGCCCAACGGCGACGTCGGGATGGACGGCATGTTGATGGTCCTCGCCACGATGGTGGCCGGCACGGTGACCAACCCCCACGGCGACGCGTTCTACCAGGGCCCAAAGGAAGCGCCACTGGAGGCGTGCAGCGCGTGCCCAGGCGTCTACGGCAGCGGCGCTTACCCGGGCTTCCCCGGGAACCTGCTCGTCGACCAAACCACCGGGGCCAGCTACAATGCTAACGGTGTGAACGGGAGGAAGTACATGCTCCCGGCCTTGTTCAACCCGGCGACGTCCACCTGCAACACCCTGGTGTAGTGGAGTTTGTACTGGACACGGTCTCTGTTTCTGTACGCCTGACCAAAGCTGCACATACGagtttggaacttggaaggAATTGAAATTACTTTGTTCGTTTAAGTTGTTTGCCTGGGCCTAAATTTGGTCCCAAAAGTATTACTTGTCCATCAGAGTCCCGTCGCAGCATCCGTATCGGTTAGGGCCCATCTAAACTGACCCAGTTTGGCCCAATGATAAATGATTCCAGCAAAAAGCATCGAGCCCGCTCGCCACCCTGGAGGTTTCCACAAATCGCATCCTCAAATCTATGATGCAAACACGTGTCCAAGGTGATAATCTCATCCATTGCAAATGTGAgaaatgatctgattatttgtaTCAATcatcgctgtcataagggtatTATGGTATTTACCGCTCGAaaatatagtatccatacaTACAACTGACCTGTAATATCTGAAAATTTCGATATATTGTCCAAAGAAACACAATAACCTAACGAGTTATCGATTAGTGGTGTTTGTATAACCCATCATCCAGCTTGATCAGCTCATCCGTCATAGCCCATAGAGTCCTTAGATTTgtcatgacaatcttctaaAGTAGCCTCaaagcatagttgtaagactcttcaaaACTTCCAAATAACATCTTCAATACCTTTTGCTTCGCTCCCCACGTGGTGGGGTAATTggtcagcatacccgtcttaatCTGTACATCTCTCATACtcgattttggtgacaaacatatgttcgtgccaacaagagtgatgaggagttggtATAATAAATGGATGACCTCACCTTGTTACGAAATTGTTGTCAGGCCTGAATGTCACTATTCTGGTATCCTCAGTTAGATaatgtgttatactcaacgacggcaCAATCTAGCAGCCTAGTAACACAAAAGTACTAGATCACTGACATCgagtcatcgttgtcagcagcttcttcatccccgttATCACCAGCTTCATCATCAATGCATCTTGAATCTATCTCAGAAGGTTTGACTCCATCTCCCTCTGTATCGGAACTACCCTCCCCGACATGTCCTCCCTTCTcctcatgcatcacctgctagCCTGATCCTTGCAcgctagtcactgcatcaccttacACCAGTCGCGACACTATGTTTACATACACCCCCATATCAAATTTCTCCTCCAATGACTTACGTGAGTACAAAGtcatgcgttgttccttcttatctcgaacaacgtatggataACAACCGAGTTATTTGGAATAAGTCGTGATCACACACCCTCTAGGATAACAATATGTGACTACTACACGCAAAAGGAtgataacatgtgattttagaCTATTTAAGTCAACAGGTAGcgcaaccgaactctctatgtacCGACAGTTCTGAATGTTTACAAACATCCTGTGCAAAATAGCAGGACCTTCTCCATAATAAATTGGATAGTCATACTGTATCTAGCATAAatgtacatgtaataaaatatatacttatatatatgtactgtacacaactaattatttacatataagtaaattaacaatacaaattTTAATAGTATAGTACTTAACAAcactaaatatttaagtaattaactatgctaattaaatcataaatattgaattcaaatgaaataattatatttaagattgaattaaaatattaattaaacattACCTAAGTACTAATATTGTGATTAAATATTTAGTAGGTATTAATGTTTTTCGCTAGAATTCACTTTGCAAAAATTTCAATTTGGCAATTTTTGGTACATTATGATTTTAATTGAATCTTTCTATCCAacccaaaaaaaattaatctttctgaaatttattttttattttttctttcttttctctcttttctattATTGTACTGACACCTACTTACATCTATGGAGAGTATGCATGTACTAGTCCATCACCATATGCCACCACTTACACAAAGTGCCACTAGGAGGAGAGACATCCATGGGCATGTGGGGCTATCACCatgcatctttgttgctacGATACATTATCTTCTACGGTTTCActaaacctaagtgattaagctaattaattaaattaaccaaattaatttaataaaactaattaatcataTAATTATAGTAATTGATTAAATTACGTAAATATTCTAATTATACTGGTTAATGATATTCATATAATTATATTGAGGAAATAACGTAAGtacactgactaatcaaattcatataatcaaattaagcaaataatccaagtactctaatttatcaaattaatataattagaTAAATATAATTGAATGGATTAAACAATTTACTTATTCTAATTACTgttaagtattaattaaatacataatttaagtacttattgtaACTCGTATTGCTACTCCTCCTCGCTTCGGGCTCATTCTTATCTTCTCATGTTGCTGCTACTCCATGTCTCACGCTGCTTCTCCTCTTCGTCTCGTGCTGCTTCTCTTCTGCTCACACTGCTGCTTGTCTCCTCTCTTCTCGCACAGCTACTCTTAACAGTCCGTTCTCATTTATAGCAAAATACGGCAGTGCAGGGATAACGGCGCGTGGGCTAAAAGCGGTGAGGATAGCAGCGCGTGGGCTACAAAACTCGACAAAAGTAGCACAGCACGTGAAGTAGTGATAAGACGTGGTGACAAGATGCGTGAGCGGCACGAGCAACAAAGGGCGGCCGCATTTGACACCTGAGGTACCAAATACGGCACAGTGCACTATATTCAGTAgctcaggtgccgaatataaggtgccgaatacggttggGACCACTATTTTTCTGTTTCTTAGATACAAAAATTGAGTTTTTGGTAAACGAGAAGTCGAATATATATGCTAAATTTGAAAATAGACCagcatattatctattttgacaaatacgataacgtatattatctatttttagatttttgcccaACGAGAGATGGTCACTGCCCCTGTGCTTTGTGTGCCCTCCATTAGGATGTGGCGTCCCCCACGTTTGTACATATACGCCCATGTCATTGTCTcattcctcctcctctttgcgattttgcttctttttttttctttttcttttttgcagaaCTAGGCAGAAGTTCTACCGATTttcattaaaagaaaaaaaaatagagtgtAACAAAATACAACAAATAGTCTAAAGTGACAACCGCACATGCTTTTGATTTACATCGTGACTATGAGAGAAATAGTTTAGATCAGTCCTGAGGTAAGGGATAGTCCCAAGGAAAAAAGATCCTAGTCctcaagaaacaaaaacacaCCTACTCTGAGATATGTCCTATATGGTGagacttgctatttttcttagAGTTTTCGCCGAGTTTTAAAAGATGCACTGATTAGGTTCTTTTGAGATATTTTATATGATATAGATGAGGAAACCGTTGAAATCATGACGATATACTTTCGACATGGCATGTGAAGCATCATGCCACCACTCATGGAGGGTGTAGTAGATCCAGCATGACATGTAGTCAAATGCCAAACTGAAAGGTGGATAACACTTGGGTCCGCACTAGTATGGAGAAGGAGAAATCAAGATAAAGATGTTTTGTTGTCTCTGTCGGCGTATGACATAGAGGGCACTATGCTTATCAGCTATGAGGATCTTATTTTGAattaaggtaaaaaaaaaactgtattTGTTTTATGTCTTTCCCTTCCAGATTATATTTGAGTTGAACAGTGCAATAGAACCTCTTAATTATGCTAAATAAACCGACTTTATGGTGAAGACCATGGGCAAAACTAAATAGGACCTCAGACCCAAAGAAAATTTCAGTTTTGTTCATCCTATATTCACTACATATACACCCCTTAACCTATTTCAATGCAACTATATGACCAGAAAACAAGCCTGAGCGGCCCAACTTAAAAGATGCGGCTTGCAGTCGATCTCGAAATGATAGTCTGGGGTGCCGGAGATGTGCAGTGATGGTGCCACCGGAGCACAAGAGAAATTGGTCACAGTGGCCTAATGAAAGGCAAAGTTGCTAGTTTGACGGAAGGACCTACACAAAGCAGAAGCTAGCTCTCTGCTATCTATCTCCCTCCAAGAAGCTTCCCTTCCTTTTGCCCTCGATCTATCTTTTCCCAAACATACTACCTGGTTGTAAGAGATGGTCTCATGGCCGTGAGCTCACCTCGTCGAGCACTCCTCGTGGCTATGTTCCTTAGCTTCCTTCTCGGCGCCGCGACCAGCATCCGCACCACGACCTTCTCCTCGTCCCAGGTACGATAACACCGGACCGCACCGCATCACCCACTTCTCTTTCAGCATCCGTAGCCTCCTCCTGTGTAGCGTACGTCTAAAAGTGAGCGCGTTGCGTTTGTGGCCTGCAGAAGTTGGTGGAGGACAAGTCGCGGCTGGGCTCGACGCCTCCGAGCTGCCGCAACCGGTGCAGCGCGTGCCACCCCTGCACGCCCGTCCAGGTGACGACCATCCCCGGGTCCAGCCGCTCGGCCCACGTCGCCGAAGACGCGGTCGCCGGCATCTCGCGGTACTCCAACTACAAGCCGTTGGGGTGGAAATGCGGCTGTGCCGGCCGCCTCTACGACCCGTAGCCGTAAGCTAGCTACTCGCTCACTTTCTCGATGGTTCCGTGGCAATTCGAGTGCACTATGCTCCGGTTCAGACCTtgttttttttggagaaaaacCAGTACAGCGCTGGTCAGGTTTTGGTTAGTAATTTGCTCCCCTGATTCTTCTTCTCCGGTGTTCCCTTCGTTCTTGCCATAACGGCTAGCTTCCCAAGCATGAACTCTGTAGAGGTAGAGGGAGGTTGCAGTAGTATACTGCCCGTAGCCAGTTTTTACTCTCTGCTGAACAATTTACTCGCGTGTAACAGTGATTGGGAGCAGTAAATTCTGTGTAGTGCAGACTTGTGGTACTCTGGTGATGACAGATTGAAGGCAGGTTGGCATGGCTGCATGTGATTCACCCCTGACGAATCTCGACCCGGATCTTGCGACACTCAAGTGCTAAACAATTACGGTCATAAATATTTACACTTTAAATATAATCttatcaaacttttaaaatttgatcgttaatagatttttaaatatttagtttgaaactATAAAAATCATACttatagatttgt
Coding sequences:
- the LOC133919820 gene encoding protein PHOSPHATE-INDUCED 1-like, which produces MASLVLVVAMVLSLAQLSVGSRRLMELYIPPVSDQLTYHHGSVLSGDIPVSILWYGKFTPAQRSIVSDFLLSLTAAPNAATPSVGQWWGTIDQLYLSNAATNGATATRVLLDEQVSDEGCSLGKSLTLAQIEQLAARVGGKKGDIALVFTDEDVTVEGFCSSRCGKHGSAPGGESTHIWVGNSMKQCPGQCAWPFSQPLYGPQGAPLVAPNGDVGMDGMLMVLATMVAGTVTNPHGDAFYQGPKEAPLEACSACPGVYGSGAYPGFPGNLLVDQTTGASYNANGVNGRKYMLPALFNPATSTCNTLV
- the LOC133917718 gene encoding EPIDERMAL PATTERNING FACTOR-like protein 1 — protein: MAVSSPRRALLVAMFLSFLLGAATSIRTTTFSSSQKLVEDKSRLGSTPPSCRNRCSACHPCTPVQVTTIPGSSRSAHVAEDAVAGISRYSNYKPLGWKCGCAGRLYDP